A window of the Penaeus monodon isolate SGIC_2016 chromosome 38, NSTDA_Pmon_1, whole genome shotgun sequence genome harbors these coding sequences:
- the LOC119596978 gene encoding uncharacterized protein LOC119596978, producing the protein MAAARRPVLCSDAEPQKFSHEELKDLVSALSLSKDKADLLTSRLKEKCLLMKDGNVALSDSCQGSHQIPEICYKSVSGTCEVAGCSRLHSKIHFHWQVTNDCEIWYNFPEKYVLFLEQHFCNPENNLTILQRLDDSCHDRGLLSILKCHIWEIGFKYTQWDNNCAYIPIVCQNMEYYIRRLCTEREPTQKLRANRFIWYFQNDLQKWCTFDHTNNMRLEDAYQENPKGNVTIWANVAIYRVDFSEMNQKNVSTKKIRDIRRRPLPFAQSH; encoded by the coding sequence ATGGCCGCAGCAAGGAGACCAGTCCTGTGCAGCGATGCAGAGCCACAAAAATTTTCTCATGAAGAACTGAAGGATTTGGTCAGTGCCCTGTCTCTGTCGAAAGATAAAGCTGATCTATTAACATCCCGTCTAAAGGAAAAATGTCTACTTATGAAGGATGGAAATGTAGCATTGTCTGATTCTTGTCAAGGATCCCACCAAATTCCCGAGATATGCTATAAGTCAGTATCAGGGACTTGTGAAGTTGCTGGATGCTCGAGACTCCATTCAAAGATTCACTTTCATTGGCAAGTGACCAACGATTGTGAAATTTGGTATAACTTCCCAGAGAAGTATGTTCTTTTTCTGGAACAGCATTTCTGCAATCCTGAGAATAACTTGACTATCCTGCAACGACTCGATGATTCCTGCCATGACAGAggtctattatcaatattgaaaTGTCACATTTGGGAAATAGGCTTCAAATACACGCAATGGGATAATAATTGTGCATATATTCCCATTGTCTGTCAAAACATGGAATATTACATCCGGAGACTTTGCACCGAGAGAGAGCCGACACAGAAACTCAGAGCAAACAGATTCATTTGGTATTTCCAAAATGACTTGCAGAAATGGTGTACGTTCGACCATACTAACAATATGAGACTGGAAGATGCTTACCAAGAGAATCCGAAAGGAAATGTGACAATATGGGCCAACGTAGCCATTTACAGAGTGGATTTCAGCGAAATGAATCAGAAAAATGTATCTACAAAGAAAATACGAGATATACGGCGCAGGCCCCTGCCATTTGCACAAAGTCATTAG